ATGGTAAGAAGAGGATAATCTGGACCTACAGTTATAGTCTAGACTCCAAGTGTTAGCTCCTAAAGTGATGTCTTCATGACATCTTAGGGTTTGGTCACTGGTGAAGACAGTTCCTGTAGATGCATGGCTTCCTCCACTGAGCATCAGAGGTCACATTCTGCCTGACTGTTCAGGCAAAGGTTATTCAAATTTTTGTTATGAATATTCCCCAAACTATGCTTTGGttattttctaaatcattctTATTTAGAATGCATCTCTAAGAGTTCTTAAGATCCAGTTGAATCTTTAAACCAGAGAAGttgattccattttaatttctgtaacaaaaaagtctaaaataagaggttttaatatttgttcaatgattcatgttttgtgttttcatagGGCAGTGATTCTACAAATTTTCCTACTCATTGACAAACAAAACTATGATCACAAACTCTCAAAACCTTGATTTCCACAGAAATCTTATTATAAATtactaatattcttttttcttctttttttctttggacATACTTGACATACAATCTTCCATTacttcatgtgtacaatatagtggtttACAAGGTTTAAATTTATGatattctcagggcacctgggtggctcagtcagttgagtgtctgactcttggtttcagctgaggtcataatctggcaattcatggttttgagccctgtgttgggctctgaactaACCGTGctgtgcctgcttgagattctctttctcccactctctctctctctgcccttcttttgATTAtggtccctttctctctcaaaataaataaaataaacctttaaaaagttatGATGTTCTCACAATgagtgtagccaccatctgtcaccaaacaacaCAATCAAGAGTGGTGGAGAATGGGATAAAATGGCTgtaggggagagagaaattcAGACCACCAATTATGGAAtaataagtcacagaaataaaaaaggagagcaTAAGGAACACACTAAATTATATTGTAATACCaatgtaatgggacagatggtagctatgtTTCTGGTGAAGATAGCATAATGTATAACTCACTAAATCATTAACCTATACAGCTGAAACTAAGGGAGCattgtcaactatactaaaaatgtaaaaaaaaaataaaataaatgaaaatggatgaaggaaaaaattaaaaaactgatggAAAAATACAATGTGGTGGACTATATTTCTTATACTGTGCATTATTCctgttgacttatttattccataactagaagctaGTATATCCTATTTTCACCAATTTTGTCATTCATCCATCAGTTTCATCTTTGGCAGCCAACTGttacttctttgtatttataggtctgactctgcttttttgttgtttttgtttatttgtatttttacattcTACATATCGGAGttaaatcatgtggtatttctctttcccagTCTGACTTATTACACTTAACATAATACTATCTAGGCCAGTCATGTTCTCAAAATGTGAACAATCTTATGGATTTCAtaactgcataatattccattgtgtgtgttgtgtggatatacacatacacacaatgactCCTAAACTATCCACTCGCATATTGATGGACACTCAATAATTTCTGTATCTTGGTTATTGGAAACAATGCTACCATAAGCATAAGGGTGAATATATAAATttgtaatggaatattagtcacaaaaaagaatgaaatcttgccatttgcaatgacataatGGAAGATATatagtattatgttaagcaaaatacgtcagtcagagaaaaacaaataccacatgatttcacccagatgtgtaatttaagaatgaaaacaattgAGCACAGGTaaaacaagacagaaagaaaacaagaagcagACTCTTACTACAGAGAAGTAACTGATGGTTAAGGTTACCaaagggatgggctaaataaaTGATGGGAATGAAAGAGTGCACTTGTTGCATGGAAGTATTGAATCCCTGTATTGTGCACCTggaactaatatcacactgtatgttaactaaccggaatttaaagaaaacttgaaaaaataaaggtcacatgtagatttgaagaaaaaaaactagaagtgcatatatctttttcattgtatttttgttattttggggaaacaaatatttttgattcTCAGTTGTGAATTCTTAGAATTCAGTTGAATTTGTTCAATTACGGGtaatttttaaatcctaaaatacACTAGTCCTTGGAACATCCTCTTCTTAGCACACTGGGTTGCCATTTGTAAacatttacacacacaaacacgctcACTGAACATTTATTTCAGGCGGTCATATCTCATGATTGATCTATTAACCCCCTAGTTCTCCTTGATGATCCAGGTGAAATCCAATGGAGAACACCACTTGGGTGAACAACCATACTGGACGATCAGATTTTGACCTGGTGGGACTCTTCGGTCAATCCAAGTACCCAGCTCTCCTCTGTGTGGTCATTTTTGTGGATTTCCTAATGGCATTGTCTGGAAACATCATCCTGATCCTTCTGATATACTGTGATGCTCACCTTCATAACCCCATGTACCTTTTTATCACTCAGTTGTCTCTCATGGATGTGATGTACATTTGTGTCACTGTGCCCAAGATGCTCATGGATCAGGTCATGGGTGTGAATAAGATCTCAGCTCCCGAATGTGGGATGCAGATGTTTCTCTATTTGACACTCGGAGGTTCAGAATATTCCCTTCTAGCAGTTATGGCCTAtgatcgctatgtggccatctgccatCCTCTCCGTTATCCTATCCTCATGAACTATAGAGTGTGTATcctcttggtgtcttcttcctgGTTTATAGGGTCTGTGGATGGATTTATGTTAACGCCTATCACCATGACCTTCCCCTTCTGCAGATCCAGGGAGATCCACCACTTCTTCTGTGAGGTCCCTGCTGTAATGAAGCTTTCCTGCTCAGACACTTCCCTCTATGAGACACTCATGTACCTGTGTTGTGTTCTCATGCTCCTTATTCCCGTGACGATCATTTCAAGCTCCTATTTGTTCATCCTCTTCACCATCCACAGGATGAACTCAGCAGAGGGGCGGAAGAAGGCCTTTGCCACTTGTTCTTCCCACATGACTGTGGTCATCCTCTTCTATGGGGCTGCTGTCTATACCTACATGCTCCCCAACTCCTACCACACCTCAGAGAAGGACATGATTGTATCTGTCTTTTATACCATAATCACTCCTGTTCTAAACCCATTAATTTATAGTCTTAGGAATAAGGATGTCACAAGAGctctaaaaaaaatgttgaatgtgAGGTCTGTCTCTCAGTAAACTACgaagaaggaaatatttgtactactgtttttttttcttcactctataaattaaaactagaatcCTAAGccaatattttttctcaaattctcATACTATGGTGTCTCGTTACCTTTTCATCCCTTTCAGAGGAATCATTTACCGATActggaaagtttttaatttttatacttctgCATTCAAATATTTGTACAATTctatgtggcacctgggtggctcagttagttaagcggttgacttcagctcaggtcatgatctcacagttcgtgggtttgaggctcacatcaggcactgtgctgacagctcagagcctggaacttgtttcggattctgtgtctccctctctctgagcctcccctgctcacactatgtctatgtctgtctctcaaaaataaataaacattaaaaaataaaaaaatacatattatacaaTTGTATTGTATCTGTGTTGCATTTTTCTGAAGTTGATAACTGTATTCCATGGGGATACATGAATATTCTTTGGAAATacataatcaaatatttaaaaacaatgatcaTAATGTGTGCacttatgagagagacagagggatgaACAGGGAGATGATAAAGCAAATGGGGTATAGTAGGTGAATTATTAGTTAGTAGATGAATTTAGGCAAAAGatatattaatagtttattgtactattattaatttaattgtactattactattttatactaattttctgtaaatttggaattaattaaaagtaaaacataaggTATCAgacttttgtctattttaaaaagttatccttATGCCACGATGATCATTAAGTGACAAATCTTAGAAATCATGCTCTGTTATCATGGCCCATCTTTATGACACCATCCAGTTATTGGCTTAATTTAATTAGGACAAGTTTATTTGTTGGGTTCCAGAAGAAATCTAGTGGCTATTAGCTCTCTGAAATCATTAGCACATTGTGGTAGAAGGTACTGTGGGAAAAATATTAACCCCACGAAGGAGGGCTTAGAGAAGCTTCCCAGCATAAGGTGGTTGGTACTCAAGCTGAGATTTGGAGTATGTAATTTATCATACAAACAAGCAGAGCAAGTCCATCAAACATTTAGTCTTTCCCTTAGTCAGAACACATGTCTTATGCTCtattgtaacaaaaataataactaacaGCTATGTGAATTTCACATGTAGATAACAAATGTAAACTTCCCCAAGGGTTTGATGCACAGGTGTAGTTTTTGCAAATAGttgtattaaaatacataaattagttTGAGTCACATGTGGAAAAGGTACATCTCATAATGACACACCAGTTCTACCTATGACATATGAGTTCAACCAAAGAGGCTGAAAAGAGACCCTGGAGCTCACTGTTGAATGGTGACTAGATGATACCTTCACATGTCTACAGGAGGCTGGGAAAGAGATCTTCCTCAAGTCCATGATGCCACAGAAAAGGATCGCTAAGATCAAAGTTCAAGTGGTCGATCAAGCAGGAAAGAAATGTTCCAAAGGCACCTCCTTTCTGGGTTCATTTTATAGCCTCAACTCTTGTTCCTTTGTGACCCAGGTATTTACAAATGATAGTGAAATGATGAGACGTGAATTTTAGAAGAGTGAAATTAGGGGGAATCTACTGAAGAAGAGCAATACCGGAGCACTGGAGACCAGTTGTGTGAGGACGATGAGTGAAATAGTGTTGATCTAAGTGGAATGGAGCATTGGAATTGGAATTATGGGTTTAAGACATAAGCAGGGTCTTGTAAAATCTATTCCATAAAACCAGAAACTTGGTTGCATGTGTACAGTTTCCAATTAGCTGTGCCAACTTGCAAATTATCAACTAGTTTCAAGGGTagaaattccttttttctcttgacacactcaatttctttcatgtcttAAAATAAGGATCTTGCAGTATTTGTGGTAATAATGTTAGGAAGTTTGTTTACAATTTCTTTGTTGCTGTCAAGGGAAATACAATATGTACAGACTCTAATTCCAAAATAATTGAGTAGTATGCATGTCCCCTCTTTGATTTGGACTGTAATAACACATTCACttgattttcccatttaaaatactGTAGACACTGCAGATATGAAAATCAAAATgtagccaaacaaaacaaaatgtgctaCTGAgtgacattttttcaaaaatcgATTTTTTGCtctattaaacaaaataaatgagaaaaaagattatttttaaataaagtgttcaaaataaaattttctatagATTATACTAGTAATGATTTACAAGAACTATAGAGTTAGAAAATCTTAGTCAAATCATACATACCTGATATTCATAATTACTAGACATAGAGAAAATTTGGTgcctaaattatttttgtatctagaatataaacCACAAATAGTAAAAGAGTTTCTTGGACTCATATGCACCTGCTTACAGTGCTACATAAGTAGCTGTGTACTGAAGTAGTTTAAAACGTGAAAAcgtcaaaatatatttatgtgtttgtgCCCATGATTCCACCAACAACTTGCCAGACAAGTGTTTTTAACCAACAAAAACAAGCCCTCAGTGTTCCTGCACCTTCCAAAAGACACAAAACACTGTGACTTAAACTGTAATAAATTTAGTAGTTAAACAACATGGATTAGATGGAGAAAATCGCATCGTTTTTCACAAATATTATGCTTTGTATTTtatagcatatttttttaaattttttgttgattttacaTTATGTGTCAGTCACTGTTCCAAGGATGTTCcatgtattaacttatttaaaccTCTTAAACTTCTTGACGGCAATATTTTTGTTGCCATTGTGGTGATGGTGCTTAAATGTATTTCATCGTGATAAGAACATCTGTCATAAGATCAAccttttcacaatttttaagtgtacattatAGTATTGTTGATTATAAggaaggtaattttattttctcctctttacagagaaggaaactaaggcaccAACAGGTTGAATATTTTGTTTGAGGCCATTAGGTAGTAATGTCCAAATCAATATTTCCTAATAAGCATGAATTCACAGTTAATTAGGTAACTAGCCTTTccactgtgaaaaatgttgtATTTTGGTTAAAGTTAATTCTGTCATCTTTGCACTAGACTAAAACTTGGTGATACTATGCTCTAGAGAAAGCCTTTCTCTTATACACCAATTTACTCATGGATACTGTACATTTTCTGAGAGAAGATAGAAGAAACCacacattattttcaaacaaTTTCTCAAGTGTGagtaattatatttcaattacaGTATGATTTTGTAGTCTATGAACATAAATGCCATAAAGTTAcaatgtaaagaataaaataaggcattatttttaaaaaattgtaactacAGAAgtttgttttccatagttttagAAGGACTGACTCTTCCTTCTATATGGACATTAGCCTCCCAGGAAGTTCCAGTTGCTTGGGATAACAAGTGATTGCTAGATTATTGATCCCAAGTTCAAGTTGTGAAAATATGTCTACCACACATGTGCATATTAGAGATAATGATAACTATCAGTTAACATCTTAAGCAAAGCTCTGAATGGACCAGCTAATAATTAATTTCATTGGTTAATAATTAATAGATTTCAatatatgtctcctgaagcaagggaaacaaaaccaaaggtaAAATATTATGACTATAACAAAATTGTTTTGTGAACAGTAacggaaataatcaacaaaataaaaacacaactaaCTCAAGGGggaaatatacatgtaaatgATACAGCAGATGAGGAATTCATGTCCAAAATTAGAAATGACTCAGAGaactcaataccaaaaacaaaataaaataaaacacaaacacaaacacaaacacaaacaaaaaaacaaatgattccatttaaaagtgggcagaggacctgGGATTCCTGAGGGGTTCAGTTGCTTaggcatccatctttggctcaggccatgatctcacagcttgtgggttcgagctctgcattgaactctgtgctgacagctccgagcctggatcctgcttcaaaatctttgtccttctctcattcttcccctcccttgatcatgctctgtctgtctgttggggcccatccagccagaagcgctgtgtggcctttgggaccctgcttcccctacttgaaaatgtgtgtgcttgacctaagtggatcagagactggggttagttctcctattaatcatgccacttggtaatcatggtttcagtaactgggcagattttctgattgaaacttcctccctagttacgggcaccttactcacagactattgtttaagcctttaagaaaaaatagccttgtcataagcttcggttaataatatcactatgtNNNNNNNNNNNNNNNNNNNNNNNNNNNNNNNNNNNNNNNNNNNNNNNNNNNNNNNNNNNNNNNNNNNNNNNNNNNNNNNNNNNNNNNNNNNNNNNNNNNNgggttagttctcctattaatcatgccacttggtaatcatggtttcagtaactgggcagattttctgattgaaacttcctccctagttacgggcaccttactcacagactattgtttaagcctttaagaaaaaatagccttgtcataagcttcggttaataatatcactatgtacttaaaacaaacccctgctgatgtattttgagtgatgaattatgttttttgatcttctgtgttgtacttcgtttctattttgattttctgtttttgctaccttggaaataataatttttctggaagtaacaaacaatgtaatcattagaaaaatgatgtaatcacctatggtatataagacaccaagtttcacagtaaagtgtggtctcttccaccattcatgttgtctgtgctctttcttatagatatttctccgacaccaaccccctactcagagacccttggactctggtgcgtgggctgatCCCccgtatctgtctgtctgtctgtctgtctctctctctctctctctctctcatgaataaatgaacactatttttttaaatgggccgAGTACCTGAATATATATTATCTGTAAGAAGACATACAacaggccaacagacacatggaaaaattTCTATCATTACTAATAATTAGGGAAATGataatcaaaactacaatgagatttcACCTCTTACCTGTCAcagtgactaaaataaaaaatacaagaaacaacatgtgttggcaagaatttggagaaaaggaacactcatgcactgttgagggaatgtaaactggtgcagcaactaTAGAAGATatcgtggaggttcctcacaaagataaaaatagagctaccaaatgatccagtaatcacattactgggtacttacccaaatatatgaaaacactaattcaaagggatacatattccctgatatttatagcagccttACTGACAATTGCTaagatatgaaagcagcccaagtgtgcaATGACAGAAAAATTGataagaagatgtgatatatatattgaTGAAATAttacaaacacataaaaaggaatgaaatctagccctttgtaatgacatggatggaactagagagcattatgcattgtgctaaacaaaataagtcagtcagagaaagacaaataccatatgatttcactcatatgtggaaactgagagagaaaacaaatgagcaaagggaaaaaagagagagagaggcaaaccaagaaacatatcttaactgtagagaacaaactggtaatTACCAGAAGGGAGATGGGAATGGgtatgtattaaataagcatttgGGATGAAGGAGTGcattgttgtgatgagcactgaatgttgtatAGAGGTATTGGATTATTTTATTGTGCACCAGAAACTAACATTACagtgtgtgttaactaactgtaatATAAGTGAAAGTtagaaactacaaaaaataaactacacaatgccaaaatataaatttaaaaaattaaacttgaaaatTTGAAGAGAATGACTACTAATAAAGATATTGAATCAATAACCACTActtcccaacaaataaaagtccagatGAAAAGGCTTtcctggtgaattttaccaaacacgtaaagaagaattaataccaatccttcttgAAGTCTCCAAAACACTaaagaggaggaaacacttcCAATTTATTTCAGGAGGACAGAATTATATCGATACCAAAACCAGGCAAGTCTGCCACAAGACAATCAAATTGCAGGTCAATATCTCTGATTAACACAGGTTCAAAACTCTGAACATGATATGAGCAAACCAATTTCAATAATACCATAGATGATACATTAGAAAATCACCaaatatacattagaaaaataattcaccaTGAGTGAGTGGGGTTTATCCAGAAATAAGAGAAGGTTGAACTTCTGCAAGTCATCAATGTCATAAGTCAcattaccaaaatgaaaaattaaaaaatatgatcatctcaatagttgcagtaaaagcatttgacaaaataccagacccatttataataaaaattctcagcaaattaAGTATAGAGGAAATATGTCTCAGCATAATAAAAGTCACATATGTCAAGATCACAGCTAGCATTGTATTAAGAGGAAAAGATGAGAgatttcctctaaaatcaggaacaggATAAGGATGCACTATGCCATGACTTTTATGATATGTGGTATTAGAAGTGTAAGCCAGAGAacctaggaaaaaagaaataagatttccAAGTtgtaaggaagaagcaaaacagtGACTATTAGCCAACAACATGACATTATgtacaaaaaaaccctaaagactacaCCAATCTAATAGAAATAATTAATGGATTcataaagttgcaagatatagCATCAATACTCAAATAAATGTTGCAGTTGATACACTAGTAGAGTAACAGAaagacaattaagaaaaaaattcatttataaatgcatcaaaaaggataaaataccaaaaaaattaaaaagttgaaaccCTTGTGAACTGCAAAATAGACatttatgaaggaaatagaagagcACACTAATAAATGTGTGTCTCCTATTTTGCttaacttactattttttttcctatggattaGGGGAAATGGCTACTTCTAAAGTTTAAGGGGtggttttatgtatattattCCCTGTGCAGACTGTGTATGATTTGGTGACTTTTGCTGGATGACTGGAGCTGTGGTTGTATATGCTAGTTATTCTTCTAAACCTTGGTTtcccacagagaaaaaaatagtaaatctgaaaagaaaacataaactaaggaaaagaagaaaccatttacaaagaaaagaaaaaagaagaaagaacaaaaaaaaaaaagaaaaaagagaacttgaAAGAAAggtaacaacaaaaagaaacaaaacaagataaaaacaaatgagaaaaaataaacagccttaaaaaaaaaaacaacaatattgTGGCTTGTTTTCTGTGTCCCAGTAGCACAGGGTGGCTAGCACAAGCTTGTTGACCCTGGTCTTGCTAAGGTTGCAAGCTCACTCTGCTTTGGACTTTCTTCCAGATGCACGTtcaagggggaggaagagaaaatgttctcacagttcgtcagCACTTTTGcaccatggattttttttctgtgccccAATACATCTAGGGCTTCTGTGGGCTTGTGGAAACTGGGTTTGCTGAAGTCACAAACTCATTGAGATGACCTGCCCTTCCCATTATGGAGTCTGGACTCTGCTGTGGTCTAGACTTCTAAGGTGGAGTTGGAATATAAACAATGCTGTTCCCTGATTCCTCTGACCTGGAGAGCTTTCCTGCAGCTTTTCCACCATTTAACTGTATTCTAAAATCATCTCTTTTATATGCTAGCTGCTTTTTAACCCatgagttttcttcttctttgtgcCCAAGGGCAGGATTTGTTCCTGGTCCCTCAGCATTATCCCTCCACATGGCTGTTCACCACTTTTGGAATAAGATTTCCTTTTGTTAgcatgtctccatctctcttacTATTCTcttgctgttctttctcttttcaatagCTGTCCAGTCAGCCCCCAGTTCCTATTCAGGAGAAATTCTTCTATTAATAGAGTCTTCCTATGTCTCCATCTTGAACTGGGACTCTAAGATAAAGTTTccgtttcattcttttgcgtatggtatccattcatcaataagtggacatttgggctctctgcCTCGATTGCCTTTTGTTcataatgatgctataaacatcagggtgcatatcCCCcattgaatttgtatttttgtatcccttgggtaaatatctaaggTATAAATCCTGGATTGTAGGCTAGTTCTCTTATTACCTACTTGAGGAACCTACATTTTgctctccacagtggctgcaacagttaccattcccaccaacagtgcaagtgAGCGCCCCTTTGTTCACATCCTTGCctaaatcttttatttcctttgttgttaattttagttattgtaacaggtgtgaggtgatatctcatcaaagttttgatttccatttacctgatgatgagtggtgttgagcatattttcatgtgtctgttagccacctggttGTCTACTTTGGAGagtgtctattcaggtttttgcccatttcctaattaaattattgttttttgggtgctgagttttataagttttataaaactttatcaaaaatatcatttccaaataccttctcccattctgaggTCTGCCTTTACATTTACTGATTGTTTCATTCCCTGTGGATTAGACTTTTATCTTGAAGTCCTGAAAGTTGAATTTTGCTCCTGATTTTCTTGTCTCTAGTAACATGTCTAGTGAAAAGTTGCTCCAGTGAGGGTCAAAGAGGctgctgtctgtgttctcttgTGAGATTCatatggtttcctatctcacatttaggtaattcatccattttgaatttatttttctttatggtgtaagaaagtgcctcattttcattcttctgcatgtcaccgCGCAGTTTTCTCAACATGTTTTGTTGAAAACACTGTCTTTTGTAGAGTGGATATTCTTTGATATGGTTTGTTGAATATGAGTTGGCCATCTAGCTATGGATGCCTttgtgggttttctattctgtttcattgatctatgggTCAGtatttgtgccagtatcataatGGTCAGATGACTACAGCATTGTacatagcttgaaatctggacttgagatatctccagttttgtttttctttttcaggattgctttgattattcggggtttgttttgttttgttttgttttgttttttgttttttgttttttttccccataatattttattgtcaaattgttttccacacagcacccagtgctcttcccctcaagtgccctccaccatcaccaccacNNNNNNNNNNNNNNNNNNNNNNNNNNNNNNNNNNNNNNNNNNNNNNNNNNNNNNNNNNNNNNNNNNNNNNNNNNNNNNNNNNNNNNNNNNNNNNNN
This region of Suricata suricatta isolate VVHF042 chromosome 6, meerkat_22Aug2017_6uvM2_HiC, whole genome shotgun sequence genomic DNA includes:
- the LOC115293990 gene encoding olfactory receptor 2T29-like — its product is MENTTWVNNHTGRSDFDLVGLFGQSKYPALLCVVIFVDFLMALSGNIILILLIYCDAHLHNPMYLFITQLSLMDVMYICVTVPKMLMDQVMGVNKISAPECGMQMFLYLTLGGSEYSLLAVMAYDRYVAICHPLRYPILMNYRVCILLVSSSWFIGSVDGFMLTPITMTFPFCRSREIHHFFCEVPAVMKLSCSDTSLYETLMYLCCVLMLLIPVTIISSSYLFILFTIHRMNSAEGRKKAFATCSSHMTVVILFYGAAVYTYMLPNSYHTSEKDMIVSVFYTIITPVLNPLIYSLRNKDVTRALKKMLNVRSVSQ